In a single window of the Pelodiscus sinensis isolate JC-2024 chromosome 18, ASM4963464v1, whole genome shotgun sequence genome:
- the TBC1D20 gene encoding TBC1 domain family member 20 isoform X3, translated as MSLRRPAPPHDYNSKKQRKVAEIYQALNSDPIDVAALRRMAISEGGLLTDEIRCKVWPNLLNVKTEDLPPPPGMPDEQREGLQEELIDIILQVLQRNPQLHYYQGYHDIVVTFLLVVGERLATALVEKLSTHHLRDFMDPTMDNTKHILNYLMPIIDQVNPELHDFMESAEVGTIFALSWLITWFGHVLADFRHVVRLYDFFLACHPLMPIYFAAVIVLYREREVLDCECDMASVHHLLSQIPQDLPYETLISRAGDLFVQFPPSELARKAAQQRAERTAASTFKDFELASAQQRPDTVLRQRFRDRLRGEERTKAILTKPRTNRFVKLAVMGLTVALGAAALAVVKSALEWAPKFELQIFP; from the exons ATGTCCCTGCGCAGGCCGGCGCCGCCGCACG ACTATAATTCTAAGAAGCAAAGGAAAGTAGCGGAGATTTATCAGGCCCTGAACAGCGACCCTATTGATGTGGCTGCACTCAGACGAATGGCAATCAGCGAAGGGGGTCTCCTGACAGACGAGATTCGTTGCAAAGTGTGGCCAAATCTTCTCAATGTGAAGACAGAGGATCTGCCGCCTCCGCCAG GGATGCCAGATGAGCAGAGGGAAGGGCTCCAGGAAGAGCTGATCGACATCATCCTGCAGGTGTTACAGCGCAACCCGCAGCTGCACTACTACCAGGGCTACCACGACATCGTGGTCACGTTCCTGCTGGTCGTGGGGGAGAGGCTGGCGACGGCTCTCGTGGAAAAGCTTTCGACTCACCACCTCAG GGATTTTATGGACCCAACAATGGACAACACCAAGCACATTTTAAATTACCTGATGCCCATTATAGACCAGGTGAACCCTGAGCTCCACGACTTCATGGAAAG TGCCGAAGTGGGGACCATCTTTGCACTCAGCTGGCTGATCACCTGGTTTGGGCATGTCCTGGCCGACTTCCGACACGTGGTGCGATTGTACGACTTCTTCCTGGCGTGCCACCCGCTGATGCCCATTTACTTCGCTGCCGTG ATCGTGCTGTACCGGGAGCGGGAGGTTCTGGACTGCGAATGCGACATGGCCTCCGTCCACCATCTCCTGTCCCAGATCCCACAGGACCTGCCCTACGAGACCCTGATTAGCAGAGCGGGGGATCTCTTTGTCCAGTTTCCACCCTCGGAGCTGGCCAGGAAGGCAGCGCAGCAGCGTGCCGAGAG GACGGCCGCGTCCACCTTTAAAGACTTTGAGCTGGCCTCCGCCCAGCAGAGGCCGGACACTGTGCTGCGGCAGCGCTTCCGGGACCGGCTCCGAGGGGAGGAGCGGACAAAAGCCATCTTGACCAAACCCAGGACCAACCGCTTTGTCAAGCTGGCCGTGATGGGGCTGACGGTGGCGCTGGGCGCGGCTGCGCTTGCCGTGGTGAAGAGCGCCCTCGAGTGGGCACCCAAGTTTGAACTGCAGATTTTCCCCtga
- the TBC1D20 gene encoding TBC1 domain family member 20 isoform X1, translated as MLASSWKPNPLGGVPLADYNSKKQRKVAEIYQALNSDPIDVAALRRMAISEGGLLTDEIRCKVWPNLLNVKTEDLPPPPGKELREDNEDYQQVLLDVRRSLRRFPPGMPDEQREGLQEELIDIILQVLQRNPQLHYYQGYHDIVVTFLLVVGERLATALVEKLSTHHLRDFMDPTMDNTKHILNYLMPIIDQVNPELHDFMESAEVGTIFALSWLITWFGHVLADFRHVVRLYDFFLACHPLMPIYFAAVIVLYREREVLDCECDMASVHHLLSQIPQDLPYETLISRAGDLFVQFPPSELARKAAQQRAERTAASTFKDFELASAQQRPDTVLRQRFRDRLRGEERTKAILTKPRTNRFVKLAVMGLTVALGAAALAVVKSALEWAPKFELQIFP; from the exons ATGCTGGCCAGTAGCTGGAAGCCTAACCCTTTGGGTGGTGTGCCTCTTGCAGACTATAATTCTAAGAAGCAAAGGAAAGTAGCGGAGATTTATCAGGCCCTGAACAGCGACCCTATTGATGTGGCTGCACTCAGACGAATGGCAATCAGCGAAGGGGGTCTCCTGACAGACGAGATTCGTTGCAAAGTGTGGCCAAATCTTCTCAATGTGAAGACAGAGGATCTGCCGCCTCCGCCAG GGAAGGAGCTGCGAGAGGACAATGAAGACTACCAGCAGGTGCTGCTGGACGTGAGGCGATCCCTGCGCCGCTTCCCACCCG GGATGCCAGATGAGCAGAGGGAAGGGCTCCAGGAAGAGCTGATCGACATCATCCTGCAGGTGTTACAGCGCAACCCGCAGCTGCACTACTACCAGGGCTACCACGACATCGTGGTCACGTTCCTGCTGGTCGTGGGGGAGAGGCTGGCGACGGCTCTCGTGGAAAAGCTTTCGACTCACCACCTCAG GGATTTTATGGACCCAACAATGGACAACACCAAGCACATTTTAAATTACCTGATGCCCATTATAGACCAGGTGAACCCTGAGCTCCACGACTTCATGGAAAG TGCCGAAGTGGGGACCATCTTTGCACTCAGCTGGCTGATCACCTGGTTTGGGCATGTCCTGGCCGACTTCCGACACGTGGTGCGATTGTACGACTTCTTCCTGGCGTGCCACCCGCTGATGCCCATTTACTTCGCTGCCGTG ATCGTGCTGTACCGGGAGCGGGAGGTTCTGGACTGCGAATGCGACATGGCCTCCGTCCACCATCTCCTGTCCCAGATCCCACAGGACCTGCCCTACGAGACCCTGATTAGCAGAGCGGGGGATCTCTTTGTCCAGTTTCCACCCTCGGAGCTGGCCAGGAAGGCAGCGCAGCAGCGTGCCGAGAG GACGGCCGCGTCCACCTTTAAAGACTTTGAGCTGGCCTCCGCCCAGCAGAGGCCGGACACTGTGCTGCGGCAGCGCTTCCGGGACCGGCTCCGAGGGGAGGAGCGGACAAAAGCCATCTTGACCAAACCCAGGACCAACCGCTTTGTCAAGCTGGCCGTGATGGGGCTGACGGTGGCGCTGGGCGCGGCTGCGCTTGCCGTGGTGAAGAGCGCCCTCGAGTGGGCACCCAAGTTTGAACTGCAGATTTTCCCCtga
- the TBC1D20 gene encoding TBC1 domain family member 20 isoform X2 yields MSLRRPAPPHDYNSKKQRKVAEIYQALNSDPIDVAALRRMAISEGGLLTDEIRCKVWPNLLNVKTEDLPPPPGKELREDNEDYQQVLLDVRRSLRRFPPGMPDEQREGLQEELIDIILQVLQRNPQLHYYQGYHDIVVTFLLVVGERLATALVEKLSTHHLRDFMDPTMDNTKHILNYLMPIIDQVNPELHDFMESAEVGTIFALSWLITWFGHVLADFRHVVRLYDFFLACHPLMPIYFAAVIVLYREREVLDCECDMASVHHLLSQIPQDLPYETLISRAGDLFVQFPPSELARKAAQQRAERTAASTFKDFELASAQQRPDTVLRQRFRDRLRGEERTKAILTKPRTNRFVKLAVMGLTVALGAAALAVVKSALEWAPKFELQIFP; encoded by the exons ATGTCCCTGCGCAGGCCGGCGCCGCCGCACG ACTATAATTCTAAGAAGCAAAGGAAAGTAGCGGAGATTTATCAGGCCCTGAACAGCGACCCTATTGATGTGGCTGCACTCAGACGAATGGCAATCAGCGAAGGGGGTCTCCTGACAGACGAGATTCGTTGCAAAGTGTGGCCAAATCTTCTCAATGTGAAGACAGAGGATCTGCCGCCTCCGCCAG GGAAGGAGCTGCGAGAGGACAATGAAGACTACCAGCAGGTGCTGCTGGACGTGAGGCGATCCCTGCGCCGCTTCCCACCCG GGATGCCAGATGAGCAGAGGGAAGGGCTCCAGGAAGAGCTGATCGACATCATCCTGCAGGTGTTACAGCGCAACCCGCAGCTGCACTACTACCAGGGCTACCACGACATCGTGGTCACGTTCCTGCTGGTCGTGGGGGAGAGGCTGGCGACGGCTCTCGTGGAAAAGCTTTCGACTCACCACCTCAG GGATTTTATGGACCCAACAATGGACAACACCAAGCACATTTTAAATTACCTGATGCCCATTATAGACCAGGTGAACCCTGAGCTCCACGACTTCATGGAAAG TGCCGAAGTGGGGACCATCTTTGCACTCAGCTGGCTGATCACCTGGTTTGGGCATGTCCTGGCCGACTTCCGACACGTGGTGCGATTGTACGACTTCTTCCTGGCGTGCCACCCGCTGATGCCCATTTACTTCGCTGCCGTG ATCGTGCTGTACCGGGAGCGGGAGGTTCTGGACTGCGAATGCGACATGGCCTCCGTCCACCATCTCCTGTCCCAGATCCCACAGGACCTGCCCTACGAGACCCTGATTAGCAGAGCGGGGGATCTCTTTGTCCAGTTTCCACCCTCGGAGCTGGCCAGGAAGGCAGCGCAGCAGCGTGCCGAGAG GACGGCCGCGTCCACCTTTAAAGACTTTGAGCTGGCCTCCGCCCAGCAGAGGCCGGACACTGTGCTGCGGCAGCGCTTCCGGGACCGGCTCCGAGGGGAGGAGCGGACAAAAGCCATCTTGACCAAACCCAGGACCAACCGCTTTGTCAAGCTGGCCGTGATGGGGCTGACGGTGGCGCTGGGCGCGGCTGCGCTTGCCGTGGTGAAGAGCGCCCTCGAGTGGGCACCCAAGTTTGAACTGCAGATTTTCCCCtga